The DNA region CGAGTTCATCGGCGAACGCCTTGGCCGTTCCCCGCTCGACCCGACGGTGGTGCGCACCTATTGGCTTGGCGGACCCGAGCTCGCCCGCTGCGGCGGCCGGCCACTGGTGGACGCGCTCGAGACCAGGTTCAGGCCCCGGCTGTCGCGCCTCGAGTTCGAGCGCCTCGCGGCCGCCGCCGTCGCCGGAGCGACCCCCCACCACAACTTCCACGTCTTCGGCGTCTATCCGTGGGTGGGACTGCTCCACGGCGGCCTGGGCGACGCGCCGCTCCACGTCTTGGACCGCTGCCGCATCCGCTGGGGCCGCGTGGCCGAAATCCACGGCGACACCGCGGTGGTCTCGAGCAGGAGCCTCACGTGGGACGGGCGCCTGCTGGCGCTGGGACCGCCCGCGGCGGAGACCGCGCGGTTGCGGCGCGACGGCCACGCGCTCGCCGAGGCCGTGCAGCCAGGCGACTGGGTGTCCCTGCACTGGGACTGGGTCTGCGACCGGCTCGGACCATCCGAGTTGGCCCACCTGCGGAGCTCGACCGCGACCGAACTCGCAGCCGTGGGCTCCTGCGCTTACTCCGCACCCGCGAGGGTGCTCGCTTGAGAGGAGAGGGATCATGCACATGCCCGATGGAGTTCTCAACCCGACGACGCTCGTGGTGGCGGGAGCCGCCTCGGTGGGCGCGCTCGCCTGGTCGATGCACGAGGTGCGGCGCGGCCGGCCCCGCCTAGGCATGGCGCTCGGCGGAGCCGCAGGGCTCCTGATCGCTCACCTCGCCGACGTGCCCCTGTACGGCCCGTACACCGCCCACCTGATTGGCGGCACGCTGCTCGCCATCGCCATCGGGCCGTGGCTGGCGATGATGACCATGGCAACGGCGCTGGCGCTCGAGGCCTTCCTGTGGCACGACGGTGGCACCGCCACGCTGGGCGCAAACATGCTCGTCATGGGAGTCGTGGGCATTCTGGTCGGCTACGGCGCATATCGAGGCGCCCTCGCGGTTGCCTCGAGGCTGCACAGAGACGCAGAGGAACCGTCGGCGTTGGCCAAGGCATCGGCCGCTGCCGCCGGGGCTTGGCTGAGCGTCATGGCGTCCGCTCTCACGCTCGTCTCGCTCGTGTCGGTGGGCGGCGTGACCACGCTCGGGGCCGTGACGGGAGCGCCCGAGGCAACCCTCGGCGATCTGCTGCCGCGGTATGCCGCGTGGGGCCTGCTGGAGGCTTTCGTCACCGGTGTGGCCGTCGCTGCCGGCCTGGCCTGGGGGCGCTCGGTCGTGCGCATCGAGGGCGCCGCGGAGATCGGCCAGCGCGTGCCCGTCCTATCCCGGTAAGCGCCGTCTTATCCAGGTAAGCGCCGTCGCGTCGGCACATGAGTCGGGACGCTACCGTTGCGCGCCCTTCGCAGTCGCGAGGCACCCCACCGAGGCCGATTAGGGCCGACTTTGCGCGTGGCTCCCGCGCGAACAGTGATGAATCTTTCGCGACTACCCCATATTTGGCGGCTCGCGCAACGTGTCAGGAGTGACTATTTTTGGAGAGGAGCGGGCGGGCCCTCCCTCAGCGGCCCGCCCGCTCCTCTGTACCCCGGCATGAGAATGGGTCGCGGCACGAGAATGTGCCCCAGCGCGAAAGTGGTCCCACGGGCGCCGTCTCGCCCTACGGTCGCCCCACGGGGTCCCGCTGCGGAGGCCCCACGTCACGTTCTCGTCGGCGTGCGCGACTCTCCGTGAAAAGCCTCCGGACAGAAAGCGACCCCGTCCGGCGAAAGGGGCATGGTCCGCCAGGACGGGGTCGCCTCGGTGGCTACTACTCGACCGAGTCGGAGGGCTTCTTTCTGGGCGCGCGCGGGGTCTTGGCTGCGGGCGCCGGTGGGACGGCCAGGGTCTTGGTATTTACTGCGGCGGATACCGGGGCAGCGGGAGCACCCGGAACCGCGGTCGCGGCTCCGGCGGCCGAACCCAGCCGCGCGACTTCGTTGCGCAACGCCCGCACCTCGGTGCGCACCTTGAAGGAGTTCCACAGCAAGAGCACGACGGCCGCCACCGCGAGCAACATGATTGCGACTCCAAAGAACGCGGCAACGAAGTGAAACAAATCGACGCCGCCGCGCTCTCCGCGGGGTCCGGGGCCTGGCAGACGATTGAGAGGATTCATGACTCCAGGCTAAGCACGCATCGCGCGCTTGAGCCCCATTCTCAGAGAATTGTGCGCCAACTCACAGGCTCATTCCGGTGCGGAAGGGAGGGCCGCGGGAGGGCCGCGGGAGGGCCGCGGGAGGGCCGCGGGAGGGCCGCGGGAGGGCCGCGGGAGGGCCGCGGGAGGGCCGCGGGAGCGCCGCGGGAGGGCCGCGGGAGCGCCGCGGGAGCGCCGCGGGAGGGCCGCGGGAGCGCCGCGGGAGGGCCGCGGGAGCGCGCGACGCGCGGAACCTGCGCGTCGGACCGGGGCACTTTTGGCACAAACCGGGACATAGCCCGCATCGCCCGCTGACAGGCTTGGTCTTGCCCTTTCCAGTGTCGGGTTCGTCACATACACTCGAAAACGTGACCATCGAGCACACGGAGCGGGACATCGACCGTTTGCGCGCCGAGTTCGTGCGGGAGCCCCGCGAAAGGGCACTTCACCTCGCACATCGACTTTCCTGGTATTCGAAGCAATTGGCCCTTGGCGACCAGGCCGAGGCCTCCCAGGCAACGTCGGCCGAGGCGCTCGAGGTCGCGAGCCATGTCCTCACCGGCCCGGAGCCTTCGATACTCGAGCGCACCGACCTGATTCGCATCTGCGTCGGGACCGCCCGTTGCATGGTCCAGGCGGGACGGCCAGAGCAGGCGCTCGAGGTCGCGGCCAAGGCGGAGACCCAATACCAAGCGCTTGCCGAGGTGGCGACCGACCCCGTCGCCGTCCTTGCCCTTCGCGGCGCGATCCTCACCGTCACCGCCGATGCCCACACGGCGCTCGGCGATGCCAAAACGGCGATGGAAACGCTGAGCGAGGCCCTGCTGGAGCTGCTCGCCGGATCGGGAAGCAACCCACTGATCGTCAAGCAAATGGTGCGCGAGCCGCTCGCGTCGCTCGCCGCGCTCATCGCTCAGCACTGACGCCCCCACCCGCGCTGCCGAACTCGGGCCACATGCGGCGTTTGCCGTCCGCATCCCACCGCTTTGTGAAATCGCACCCAACCTTTTAGGTGCCGCCTCCGTTATAGGTATGTCAGGGCGCCACGGACAGGTGGTGGGCCCGCGAGTTCATCGGCTCTCGGTCCCGCCTCCACCGGTGCCCCGGTTGGCAGATGACCGAGGTCAACGCACAATGGTGAATGGACCGGCTCACGAGGTCCATCCACCCGTTGTCGGTGGAAACTACGACGGCGGGCAACCGCCTGAAGGGTTTGGGGGGTTCGTGAAGAGAGACATGGCGGTTATTCGCGCGGTCGAAGCGGTAATTGCTCTGGTGCTTACGGTGGTGCTCTACCACTTCGCGAGCGCCGGCGCGCTGACGTCGCTCGGCCATTCCGTCACGGGCTGGTACTCCCACCAGGTCGACGGCCTCTTCACGATCAGCGTGATCGACAAGAGCGTCAAGCCGCCCCAGCTCGACAAGGCGAACCTCCCCATTGCATTGGCGCCCGAGGCGAGCAGCGGACCCAATACGCCCGCCAGCACCTAGCCGCCACCTAGCCGACGCCCCTGTGCAAACCCCCAGCGACCACGCGGCGTATGGCGCCCTCGCGGCTCGCCCACCCGCCCACCGTGAGCACGAGCACGAGCGCCGCCGCCGTGAGAGCCAGAGAACCCACTGGCAGCCACTGCGCCCCCCACGCGCCGAGGATCACGGCGCCCACGCGGGAGCCGATCGCATTTCCCGCGTTGAACACGGAGGCATAGGTTCCGTTGCCGATGTCGGACGTCCACGGGGTGTGGCGTAGCGCCCAGTTGATCATCGCGACCACCAGGACCGACCAGGACAGCCCTTGCAGGCAGATCATCGCCACGACGGCCACCTTGGAGTGGCTGCCAAGTGCCATTCCGAGCCACATAAGCAGCAGCCCAAATTGGCCAACCACCACCGACTTTACGGGCCAACGGTCCACGTAGCGCGCGACCATCCACGTGGTGCCCACACCCACGAATCCACCGACAAACAGCAACACAGGCACCGTACTGTCGGCAAAGCCAGTGACGTCGGTGACAAGGGCGGCAAAGTACGTCCACGTCATCGTCATGGCCCACGTCGTCAGCATCGTGATCGCCATGATCCTGAGGAAGCGGGGTTTCGACGGAACGTCGCCGCGCGGGATCGAGGACTGCTGGGTGCGGAAGCTGGGCATGAGTATCGCGACGGTGATGGCCATCAGGGCGCCACCAGCCGACAGAATCCAGAAGGGTGCATGCCAGCCGACGTGCTGCGCAAGGTAGGTCTCTGCAGGTAGGCCGATCACGCCCGCGGCCGATGCGCCGAGCAACAGTCGTGCCACCGAACGTCCGCGCCTGGCAGCCGGGAACATGCCCGCGGCGGCGGGGGTCACGGCCGCCCAGAACAGCGCGTGGCCAAACCCGGTGAGGACGCGGGACGCGAGAATCCCCTGGTAGCTGTCCGTCACGGCGCCCACGAGCGCCCCGATCGACCAGAAAGCCATCGTGCCCGCAATCACCCAACGCCGGACCATGTGGGTGGTGAGGAACGCGAGTGGAAGGGTGGCCGCCATCGTGGCGAGCGCGAACACGGTCACGGTCATGCCCAACTCGGCCTCGCTGCGCCCCAAGTCAACGGCCATCGTCTGAATGAGACCCATCGGGGCAATCTCGTTCGACACCACGAGGAACGCGGCGACGCCGAGCGCCACCAGGGTTGCATTCGCGCGGCCAGGGGACACGAGCGGGGTACCGGGGGTGCGAGGCACGCCCGCCATTCCCGATTCGGTGTCTGGGCGCACCACAATGTCGCCTTGGGGGACGAACACCGCGTCACCCGATACGGGACTCGCATACGCGCGCTGCTCGTCGTGAGCCGGTGCGGGGGGTCCGAGGACGGCGGGCGCCTTCACGGCAGAAGGCGGACGCCGTCCACCCTGCCGGTCCCGCACGCTGGGCATCATCGATTTCCTTGCGAATCAGAGGGAAGGGCAGACGCCACACCGCCCCCAACGCGCCTAGTCTTGAGCCATGGCCACCGTAGACAACGGTGGCCCGGCCGCGCGTTCGAAACGTTTCGATGCATTCTCGCACACACCATCACGGCAATTCCAGTGCCTGCGATCAGATGTACCCGATCGATACCATTCGCCCCGTTCGTGAGGGACGATGTGCGTGGCGCTACGCGGGGATATCGATCGAAACGGTGGTGCCCTTGCCCAGCGAGCTGGAGATCTGCAGCGTGCCCTCGTGGGCGTCGACAATGGCCGCGGTGATGGCCAGCCCCAGCCCGGCGCCACCCGTCGACCGCGAGCGCGAACTGTCGCCTCGCACGAACCTCTCGGTCGCGCGCGCGGCGATCTCGGCAGTCATGCCAGGGCCATCGTCGGCCACGTCGATGCGGACCCTTTCGCCGTGATCGCTCTCGACAACGGTCACCGTCGCGGTCACGTGCGCCGCGCCATGCTGAGCGGCGTTGTTGACGACGTTGATCACCGCCTGACGCAAGCGATCGGAGTCGGCGGTGACCATGACGCCGGCCTCGACGTCGGCCGTAACGGGGCCGTGCCCCAGTGCGAACGTCACCTCGGGGTGGGCGCGACCGGCATCGCCGAGAACCTCGGTCACGAGGCGCTTGGCATCGATCGAGGCGAGGCGCAATTGCGGCTCCGCGTCAAAGCGTGCGAGCACCAGCATGTCCTCGACGAGTCGCTTCATGCGGCTCGCCTCCGCCTCCGTACGAGTCCACGCGTCGGTCTGTTGGCGCTTCCCCGAAATGGCTCCCTTGCGGTGCAATTGTGCGTAACCGAGCACGGTGGTGAGCGGCGTGCGCAACTCATGCGATGCATCGGCGACGAATTCGCGCAACTGCGCCTCCGAGCGCTCCCTTTCCGAAATCGAGTCCGAGAGCCTGCCGATCATCGCGTTGAGCGAGGTGGCAAGAGCCGCAGACTCCGTGCCGCTGCCCGCCCCATCGAGGCGCACCGAAAGGTCGCCGTTTGCGATGAGCATCGATGCGTCGACCATGCGCCGCATCGGCGTCACTCCCAGGCGGATGACCCACCACGCGACCAGCCCAAGCCCGACGAGAACAGCCGCGATGCTGAGCACCTCAATCAGGACCATGCGATGCGAGACGGCCTCGACCGGCTCCATCGACAACCCGATGACCTCCCAGTGGTCTATCGCTGGCCTTACCAGCACGCGGTACTGCTGGTCCCCCGTCGACGGCACGGTGAGGTAGGTGTCGACTGCGACGGAAAGTACCGAAGGATCGATCTCGGGGAGCGAGGTGGTCGCCTCGTCGGTGCGGTACACGTTGGGGTTCAGCACCGCCCTGTAGGTGCCGTCAATATAGAGCTTTCCGAGTAACGCCTCGGAGGGCCGGTCCTTCGTGGGGTCGGTGGGTACGACCGGCGGATCGGCATCGC from Demequina lutea includes:
- a CDS encoding DUF6390 family protein; translation: MTTTEHRAQAPPGSSAADPRRVPAETDGAILFGRYAFPPNERGYCGPDRADELLERVATGASGPALAEVVRGFEGAWPYLEFIGERLGRSPLDPTVVRTYWLGGPELARCGGRPLVDALETRFRPRLSRLEFERLAAAAVAGATPHHNFHVFGVYPWVGLLHGGLGDAPLHVLDRCRIRWGRVAEIHGDTAVVSSRSLTWDGRLLALGPPAAETARLRRDGHALAEAVQPGDWVSLHWDWVCDRLGPSELAHLRSSTATELAAVGSCAYSAPARVLA
- a CDS encoding energy-coupling factor ABC transporter permease is translated as MHMPDGVLNPTTLVVAGAASVGALAWSMHEVRRGRPRLGMALGGAAGLLIAHLADVPLYGPYTAHLIGGTLLAIAIGPWLAMMTMATALALEAFLWHDGGTATLGANMLVMGVVGILVGYGAYRGALAVASRLHRDAEEPSALAKASAAAAGAWLSVMASALTLVSLVSVGGVTTLGAVTGAPEATLGDLLPRYAAWGLLEAFVTGVAVAAGLAWGRSVVRIEGAAEIGQRVPVLSR
- a CDS encoding MFS transporter, translated to MKAPAVLGPPAPAHDEQRAYASPVSGDAVFVPQGDIVVRPDTESGMAGVPRTPGTPLVSPGRANATLVALGVAAFLVVSNEIAPMGLIQTMAVDLGRSEAELGMTVTVFALATMAATLPLAFLTTHMVRRWVIAGTMAFWSIGALVGAVTDSYQGILASRVLTGFGHALFWAAVTPAAAGMFPAARRGRSVARLLLGASAAGVIGLPAETYLAQHVGWHAPFWILSAGGALMAITVAILMPSFRTQQSSIPRGDVPSKPRFLRIMAITMLTTWAMTMTWTYFAALVTDVTGFADSTVPVLLFVGGFVGVGTTWMVARYVDRWPVKSVVVGQFGLLLMWLGMALGSHSKVAVVAMICLQGLSWSVLVVAMINWALRHTPWTSDIGNGTYASVFNAGNAIGSRVGAVILGAWGAQWLPVGSLALTAAALVLVLTVGGWASREGAIRRVVAGGLHRGVG
- a CDS encoding sensor histidine kinase; amino-acid sequence: MSLRSRVLVGLALIGLVASVAAVAVTLTTRTYLVQQLDGRLLGFAGGPSTHADAAQDLTNYVNGDDGDGDADPPVVPTDPTKDRPSEALLGKLYIDGTYRAVLNPNVYRTDEATTSLPEIDPSVLSVAVDTYLTVPSTGDQQYRVLVRPAIDHWEVIGLSMEPVEAVSHRMVLIEVLSIAAVLVGLGLVAWWVIRLGVTPMRRMVDASMLIANGDLSVRLDGAGSGTESAALATSLNAMIGRLSDSISERERSEAQLREFVADASHELRTPLTTVLGYAQLHRKGAISGKRQQTDAWTRTEAEASRMKRLVEDMLVLARFDAEPQLRLASIDAKRLVTEVLGDAGRAHPEVTFALGHGPVTADVEAGVMVTADSDRLRQAVINVVNNAAQHGAAHVTATVTVVESDHGERVRIDVADDGPGMTAEIAARATERFVRGDSSRSRSTGGAGLGLAITAAIVDAHEGTLQISSSLGKGTTVSIDIPA